CCTTCGCCGTCGGAAGCCACCTTTGGGTGGTCATGCCCTTCATGGCCGCCGGCTCGCTCCACTCCATCCTCTCCCACGGCTTCCCCGACGGCCTCCCGGAGCCCTGCGTCGCCGTCGTGCTCCGGGACACGCTCCGCGCGCTCTGCTACCTCCACGGGCAGGGCCGCATCCACCGCGACATCAAGGCCGGCAACATCCTCGTCGACTCCGACGGCTCCGTCAAGCTCGCCGACTTCGGCGTCTCGGCCTCCATCTACGAGaccgcaccggcggcggcggcgtcctccggGCCCGCccacgcggcgccgccggcggccctcgGCGGCTCGTCGTCGTGCTTCAACGACCTCGCCGGGACGCCCTACTGGATGGCGCCCGAGGTCATCCACTCCCACGTCGGCTACGGCATCAAGGCGGACATCTGGTCGTTCGGCATCACGGCGCTGGAGCTCGCGcacggccggccgccgctctcccACCTGCCGCCGTCCAAGTCGATGCTGATGCGGATCACCAGCCGCGTGCGCCTCGAGGACGCCGAGCCGGCGGCCTCCGGCTCCgccaagaggaagaagaagttcTCCAAGGCGTTCAAGGACATGGTGTCCTCCTGCCTCTGCCAGGAGCCGGCCAGGAGGCCGTCGGCGGAGAAGCTCCTCCGCCACCCCTTCTTCAGGGGCTGCCGCTCCAGGGACTACCTCGTCCGCaacgtcctcgccgccgtcccgaGCATCGAGGAGCGGTGCAAGGACGCCGCCAACCTCTGCGGCTGCGCCAAGGGCGCGCGCTGCGTCTCGCcgtgccgccacgccgccggcagcgTCGACGTCGTCAGGAACCGGCGGATTAGCGGCTGGAACTTCAACGAGGAGAACCTCGAGTTCGATCCGGccgaggcgggggcggcggagaaGAGACGCGGCCGCCTTCCGTTccacgaggaggaagaggaagacgaCCCGGCCGAGCTGGAGAGCAACTCCGCCGGAGACGGCAACGAGGGTacccggacggcggcggcgacgcgagtGAGCCACGACgacgagaaggcggcggcggcgacgcgagggagccacgacgacgagaaggcggcggcgacaggGTTTAAGGAGGTGGTGGTTCCGCAGCTGATGACCATCTTGGAGAGCCTGGAGGTGCAGAGGGGCATGGTGATGCACGTGCTGGAGAGCGGCGGCTGCCACGTCGCCGACGGCGGCATTAATGGATGCGGCGGCATGGCAGCTGCTGATCCAGGGGAGGAGATGCTGCTCGGGTACGTGCGGCAGCTGGAGCACAAGGTTGAGGAGCTCAGCACGGAGGTGGAAGAGGAGATGGCAAGGAACGCCCGGTTGGAGAAGCAGGTGCAGGAGAGGCAGGTTAGTGCCCACAGGACAGATTCTTCAGCTCAGACATCAGGGAGCAATTGAGATTTGAGAATTTGAGATCGTTCAGCGAATCAGCGTGTTCGTCAAGCGCTAGCGTCAGACTATTGCAGTTTTTCATGCTAGCTAGATTGAGACCCTATTTGGAGGAGCTAAAtttgagtgctaaactttagcacataTTATTAGCAATTAGCACTTACACGCACTCTAAAATTTTAGAGTcttggctaaagtttagctcaCCCCATTATCGTTTTCTATTTGGATGAGCTAGTGTTAAAATTAGTACTTTCACCTATTAGCAATAGGATCGCCTTGTTAACGGCTTGAACCCTGTGTATGCCTTATCATTAGAGTATACATGTGGTAACTTAATTGGTAAATTCCATTGTATCTGTTCTTGAGTTCCTAACTAACATACTATATGATATCTTAGGTGTTATGATGCGGGTGCAAGACTCATTGTCAATGGTCATCGAATTGTTAAATTATTTAAAGGTTAATTgaatccatgccactacaattttcGAAGTTCTAAAAccattacaattcacctattCTAAAACTTGCCATTATAATTCTTCGTCGATTCTTGCCATTTTCTACATGTTTTGGGTGCCTAGGCCCACTGTCAAAGCACTATACGCGTACGCATCTTTGGTATGGACCAAAACACCACATGTTGCTTCTCTCTCCACTCGTTGACATGTGAGTCCTGCAAGTTAGCTTCTCCTTCATGGCGTCGTCCTCTAGTCTGGTGCGCCCATCCGTGCCACTAGCTCATCGCTCACACAAGCCCGAGCCACCCGAGTAGCATTCTCCCGTGGTGCGGCGACTGGAAGCGGGTGAATGCACGCAACCGCCGATCGTGGGCAAGACATGCAGCCTAACATGGAGCTTGAGGAGGATATGAAGAAGAACAAAGgatggaggaaggggatgacatGTATGTGGGGCCATATGTCAGCGAGTGAAGAGGGAGGATCATAGTATGGGTATTTTAATCTATACAGTGATACTGATACCTGCATGTCGTCGGAGACATAGAAAATGACATGTTTCAGGACTCTAACGAATTTGAATACATGAATTGTATTGATATAACTTAGAAGTTGGAAATTTGTAACGGTATGGATCCAATTAACCCTAAATTTAACTATCCATGATGAAGGCAATGGGTGTAGAGGGGGGATTTTTGTTTAGATTTAGTTTGGAACTATCATATTCATATAGAACATGTTTAGGTTTTCCGTGTTAATAACAGCCAACTATTGCAAGGAATATGTACCTTTCGGCAGTGTTAGGAAAACCACATGAATCCAATCCAGATGAATGACAACAATGGATAAACAATTAAATATTCCTGAAAATTCGAACTAATATTTACATTTCTGTACATTTGTTTATGTAGAGAATAGCACCATGAATATATTATTAATGAAAATATGAAAGCTTCTTTTATTATGAGCTTGCCATGGTTATTCATAGGGCAAAGGAGTACTTCACGATCAGGTATCAAAATATGGCCAGACAGTATctgttgcttcttcttcttgtttttccttttcttctgctCTTTTGCTCGTTCTTGTAACTTAAACTCTTTCTTTCTTATAGAGTTATAACCAGTAGGAGAGCGCTCCCCTCCTATTCCATAGAAAACAGAATGAATGTAATCAAGTTTATGCCATACCAGTCGGGCATATATtcatttttgaaataatttgacaaaattaattccttttttttagaatttcacAAATTAGTTAGGTTGAAGTACATTGTTTATCTTTGCCCACTTGGCAAGGTCTATCGGCCGCAGCGTGGCAACCGCACTGCCGCAGCCCTCGAGCACCACTGGGCCGGGCCAGGCCGCGAAGGCACGAACTCCCCTATGGGCTCCTTTGCATGAGGGCCCAAGCAGACAGCCACGGTAGACATTAACATTGGAGGCGGCAACAGGCAAGCAAGCTCGGCCACAGCCCAGGCCCATCTGGGGTGGGCCGACGGCGAGACCACGGGCCGTCGAGCGAGCGGCGCACCTCCTGGTGGCATCCGTGCCGAACAGGAGACGAACCAACTTTTTTCGCCGAGAACCCCGTCTGCAAAAATTATTTGCTACAAGTACCAATTTAAAAGATAGTACTACTACTACGCCCATCTCCGACACCCTAATTTTCCGGCGACAGGAGCGCTGCGGCGGCCgaggcacccccccccccccccccccctttgacTTCGAAGCAGGTGAAGAACCCCGGCCCCGTACCCGCCTCGCATTCCCATTTTTTCCCCAGCAGTGAATGAACTAGAGTACGTGCATGGAAGGTACTAGGCGCGCTCGCTGGCTGCGGCCACTCCACGGAACCAAAGCCTCGGCCTCGCGCCCCGGCAGCGTCGCGCAGCCCGGGCGACGCGGTCACGTGACGCGGCTGCCGCCTGGggacgcgcggcggcgacggaccTGGCCGCCGCGGATTGGCGCCGGCCCGGCAGAACGGCCAACGAGGGCGCCGGCCGGGCCTGtcgtcgccgcgcgccgcgctgcGCTGCGCGGGTAGAAATTCAACGCCGGCCTAGGCGCACGCACGCAGCGGCAGAGGCCAGAGGGGCGTGCACATTCCAACCCGCGCGACGACCGGCTCGATCGGCCGCGCAGGCTCAGGCACTGTTTAGTTCTCTTTATATGtaaacacaaaatttttttacgaagaaatcttgccaatttgaagtactaaatgaaatatatttataaattttttttacacagatgggttgtaaatcgcaagacgaatctaatgatgttaattaatccatgattaagcaTTAATTAGcgggggtactgtagcatcactgttgcaatcatggattaagtaggttcattagattcgtctcgtgatttacagcccatttatgtaaaaagttttataaatagactttatttattactttaaattaacaaaattcctttgcaaaattttaaatttacggtttttttgtgtttacggggtggAAAGCTCAGCTCAGCTAGCGTCGCGACgacgccacggcggcgcgcctCTGCTCGCGCGCGCTCGGCCGGCCTGCATTTGGCAGCTTGTGGACACACAGCAAAAGAAAGGGAGATGGCCAAGTCAAAGCGCTGGAGGTTGTCCTCTCCTCGGGTGCTGGACTGCTGcctgattttctttttctttctccgcTAATAGTAAGCAGTTTGTGTGCGTTGTGTGAAACAAAAATGAGGGGAAGGAAATGCACGGAATCGGCCGGCATTATGGAATACTACCCATTAATTTATTAAGTAATACCCTTTAATTTTCTGCGGTGCTCCATGACAGTAGTAGAGTGGACGTGTTGGGCTTTTTTTTGTAACGAATTAAATGAAAGCGCATATATTGTTGCCAAAAGCCAGTAGTTTAAGTtgctgtcacatcgaatatttagaTGGCAATTCGAATGTTCAGATGgcaatttaatataaaactaattgtataagtTGTAATTAGGGctctagacgaatctattaattataattaatgcatgattagtggatggttaaTGTAGCAATTGATGGtcaaattatagactaattaggcttaatagattcatctcgtgattaaATCACGACTtataaaattagttttgtaataaatttatatttagtactcctaattagtgtgtAAACATGCAATGTGACGGGACTTATGACCTAAACTGAAACAATGCCTTGGACCAACTGACACGCACTGACCGAATCCAAGGCCAGCACAGGTGCTAGCAAGATTACGGTTTTGGCCAAAGAGTGCGTGACAAGGGTAATGCTGGCCTAGGAGGTGGCAGCGAGTGTCCTAGAGTACAAATATACTACTCACTCCGTGCATATTTTGGACGTATTAATTAAGATTTTGATGGAAATTAAGTTCCTTAGAGATATACAAATTATATTCCTCATGCAGTATATCATCATCTGATACAATACGATGTCGTCTTAGAACATACTATGAATCTACAATAAAACGGTCATGCTGACAGATTCTGCCTAGCCGAGCTGTTGTAATAATTAATGCATGCCGAGTTCATTGGTCCTGAATGCTGATGCATGCTGATGCAGCAGCCCTGCTGGTGGCCCACGCGTTAAAAAGCACCCCAAAAGGCTTCTTCGCTCGTTCAGAGTCAGAGCAGAAGGAAGCAACCAGCACTTGCCGCGGCCTCGCTCTTCTCCCTCGTCTTCCTTCTCCGAGATTATCGTCAGAACCATCTTATACATCCTCCCATCTTATTAGCTTCACGACGAGCAGACATGGAGGTAATAAGCTAGCTATGGCTTCAACGTTCGACCCTTCAGATCTGCTGCTTTATTTGGATCTCGACCGGTCCTGCCGAGATCTTGCGTGTAGTCGATCATAGCCTTCTTCTATTTCCAACTAAACTATTCGTTTGCCCTCTTGGACGATGCATGTGCAGCAGCGAGGACGAAGGAGACGGCAGCAGATCCCGGTGTTCGGGGAGTGGAACCAGCAGCAGTGCGAGGAGCTGCCCATGACGCAGTACTTCGAGTCGGCGATGCAGGCCGGGCTCGTCGTCAGGGCGGGCCGCTGCTGCTACCACCACGGCGgcaccgaggcggcggcgctctccAGCAGGTCGCCGTCCGGCTCGCCGCCTCCGCACAAGCCGGCCAAGAAGGTAGTGCGTACGTGCAATGCACCCCGTGATCTCTCACGATCTCAGAGCCCTGTGTGGCAGCTGCTCTGACCCTTGTTTTTGTTGCTTCTCTTGATGTGATGGCTCCGTCTTTTTCTCAGGCGCGCAGCGCGATGGAgagccaccagcagcagcaggtcgtCCACGCGGTGAGCAGGAGGCGGCAGCAGGGGGCGCCGCTGGTGGCTGACGGCGGGCCCCGCGCGCCGAGGAGGCCCCGGGTGGTGAGGTCGGTGGACGAGGACCTGTACAAGGTCCATCCCGATCTGCTCCCCAAGAAGGGCAAACCGGTACGACGGCTCACTTCTCTCTATTCTCTGCTCTTTTCTTCCCTCTATAGCTACCTGCCAACTGGACAGTTACTTCACTATTTTTAGATCAACACTTAACTTTGGAAGCAGGCTT
The nucleotide sequence above comes from Panicum virgatum strain AP13 chromosome 3K, P.virgatum_v5, whole genome shotgun sequence. Encoded proteins:
- the LOC120699290 gene encoding serine/threonine-protein kinase BLUS1-like isoform X2 is translated as MLQLLTLLRPPSAMAGDAGGEVKYPLGAESYRLLCKIGSGVSAVVYKAVCLPLGSSAVVAIKAIDLERSRANLEDVWREAKAMALLSHCNVLRAHCSFAVGSHLWVVMPFMAAGSLHSILSHGFPDGLPEPCVAVVLRDTLRALCYLHGQGRIHRDIKAGNILVDSDGSVKLADFGVSASIYETAPAAAASSGPAHAAPPAALGGSSSCFNDLAGTPYWMAPEVIHSHVGYGIKADIWSFGITALELAHGRPPLSHLPPSKSMLMRITSRVRLEDAEPAASGSAKRKKKFSKAFKDMVSSCLCQEPARRPSAEKLLRHPFFRGCRSRDYLVRNVLAAVPSIEERCKDAANLCGCAKGARCVSPCRHAAGSVDVVRNRRISGWNFNEENLEFDPAEAGAAEKRRGRLPFHEEEEEDDPAELESNSAGDGNEGTRTAAATRVSHDDEKAAAATGFKEVVVPQLMTILESLEVQRGMVMHVLESGGCHVADGGINGCGGMAAADPGEEMLLGYVRQLEHKVEELSTEVEEEMARNARLEKQVQERQVSAHRTDSSAQTSGSN
- the LOC120699290 gene encoding serine/threonine-protein kinase BLUS1-like isoform X1; this encodes MLQLLTLLRPPSAMAGDAGGEVKYPLGAESYRLLCKIGSGVSAVVYKAVCLPLGSSAVVAIKAIDLERSRANLEDVWREAKAMALLSHCNVLRAHCSFAVGSHLWVVMPFMAAGSLHSILSHGFPDGLPEPCVAVVLRDTLRALCYLHGQGRIHRDIKAGNILVDSDGSVKLADFGVSASIYETAPAAAASSGPAHAAPPAALGGSSSCFNDLAGTPYWMAPEVIHSHVGYGIKADIWSFGITALELAHGRPPLSHLPPSKSMLMRITSRVRLEDAEPAASGSAKRKKKFSKAFKDMVSSCLCQEPARRPSAEKLLRHPFFRGCRSRDYLVRNVLAAVPSIEERCKDAANLCGCAKGARCVSPCRHAAGSVDVVRNRRISGWNFNEENLEFDPAEAGAAEKRRGRLPFHEEEEEDDPAELESNSAGDGNEGTRTAAATRVSHDDEKAAAATRGSHDDEKAAATGFKEVVVPQLMTILESLEVQRGMVMHVLESGGCHVADGGINGCGGMAAADPGEEMLLGYVRQLEHKVEELSTEVEEEMARNARLEKQVQERQVSAHRTDSSAQTSGSN
- the LOC120699294 gene encoding uncharacterized protein LOC120699294 isoform X2, which translates into the protein MERGRRRRQQIPVFGEWNQQQCEELPMTQYFESAMQAGLVVRAGRCCYHHGGTEAAALSSRSPSGSPPPHKPAKKARSAMESHQQQQVVHAVSRRRQQGAPLVADGGPRAPRRPRVVRSVDEDLYKVHPDLLPKKGKPRKNVRSLWMGCVGLNCVA
- the LOC120699294 gene encoding uncharacterized protein LOC120699294 isoform X1 — encoded protein: MEQRGRRRRQQIPVFGEWNQQQCEELPMTQYFESAMQAGLVVRAGRCCYHHGGTEAAALSSRSPSGSPPPHKPAKKARSAMESHQQQQVVHAVSRRRQQGAPLVADGGPRAPRRPRVVRSVDEDLYKVHPDLLPKKGKPRKNVRSLWMGCVGLNCVA